A single genomic interval of Dyella sp. GSA-30 harbors:
- a CDS encoding DUF6531 domain-containing protein, translating into MFLALSAMCFPTHCADYYWVSNSGPAGQFPSADAACRAAYEQWTTWDVQANPTRIPLPYRAPYAYRETLFVCDLKDTTSATGMPAGGQDFISRGGSSCPSDEIYNSASGACESPDDLLPRKQLGFPKDILGGPNDCHGNPINGSTGNKFQEENDYQDAGGELEFAHIYNGVDGQWHHSYSTSIYVGSSSIVLTFEDGRSSLFALVGTVATAEPTELGQLSKVGTQWVYTSPANEQLSFDTQGRLVRLQLANGKAQALSYTALSDGSTKVTVVDSQGRSLNFREDTDHRPLSLGTSGLTATYSYNGFNELSKVNYAWTNKSATRTYVYEDTRNHGWLTGIVDERGVRYATWHYDDQGRAISSEHANSAEKVTLSYNSDGSTTITNALGHASTNHYQVIQGIKHITLVEGAPAAGCPASNSSYTYTTVGQVATKTDALGHVTAYTYDAQGREIQRVEAQGTSQARTIVTTWHGATFLPESVVTAGRTTTYTYDAQNRLLSTSSRSN; encoded by the coding sequence ATGTTTCTCGCGCTGTCTGCGATGTGTTTTCCCACGCACTGTGCAGATTATTATTGGGTATCGAACTCTGGTCCGGCTGGTCAGTTCCCGTCGGCAGATGCGGCTTGCCGTGCCGCATACGAGCAGTGGACGACGTGGGATGTTCAAGCCAATCCCACTCGTATTCCGCTTCCTTATAGGGCGCCATATGCCTATAGGGAAACCCTTTTCGTATGTGACCTGAAGGACACGACCTCCGCCACCGGAATGCCCGCAGGTGGCCAAGATTTCATTAGCCGCGGTGGCAGTAGTTGCCCGTCCGATGAAATTTACAATTCCGCGTCGGGTGCTTGCGAATCGCCAGACGATCTTTTGCCTCGAAAGCAACTGGGATTTCCTAAAGATATCCTGGGCGGCCCGAATGATTGCCACGGCAACCCAATCAACGGTTCCACGGGCAACAAGTTCCAGGAAGAGAACGACTATCAGGACGCCGGCGGTGAGCTTGAGTTCGCTCATATCTATAACGGCGTCGACGGCCAGTGGCATCATAGTTACAGCACGTCCATCTATGTTGGTAGCAGCTCGATAGTGCTGACCTTTGAGGATGGGCGTTCATCGCTCTTTGCGCTTGTGGGCACTGTGGCAACTGCGGAACCGACAGAGTTGGGTCAGCTAAGCAAAGTCGGGACTCAATGGGTCTATACCTCGCCGGCCAATGAGCAACTTAGCTTTGATACGCAAGGGCGCCTCGTGCGCTTGCAGCTGGCGAACGGAAAAGCGCAGGCCCTGAGCTATACCGCGTTGTCTGACGGATCCACGAAAGTGACTGTGGTGGATTCCCAGGGGCGGTCGCTAAACTTCCGGGAGGACACGGATCATCGACCGTTGAGCCTGGGGACTTCTGGACTGACGGCCACATATAGCTACAACGGATTCAATGAGCTATCGAAGGTCAATTATGCGTGGACGAACAAGTCCGCGACGCGGACCTATGTGTACGAAGACACCCGCAATCATGGTTGGCTGACCGGCATCGTTGATGAACGTGGAGTACGCTACGCGACCTGGCACTATGATGATCAAGGCCGCGCGATATCCAGCGAGCACGCGAATAGCGCAGAAAAAGTCACGCTGAGCTATAACAGCGACGGCTCAACGACGATAACAAACGCCTTGGGTCATGCATCGACCAATCACTATCAAGTGATTCAAGGCATCAAGCACATTACCTTGGTGGAAGGCGCGCCTGCTGCGGGTTGCCCGGCGAGCAATTCGAGCTACACCTATACAACAGTTGGTCAAGTCGCAACCAAGACGGATGCACTCGGTCATGTCACGGCTTATACCTATGACGCACAAGGGCGTGAAATACAACGTGTCGAAGCGCAAGGCACTTCACAGGCACGCACCATAGTTACTACTTGGCATGGTGCCACTTTTTTACCTGAATCCGTCGTCACGGCTGGTCGCACGACGACTTACACCTACGATGCACAGAATCGATTGCTTTCAACAAGTAGTCGATCGAACTAG
- a CDS encoding chemotaxis protein CheB, which translates to MSEAATAVALLFDDAELGGHLRDALRERGAQIVHEGTLATLSREALQGSGAEVVVVNLDDQAVEVMDHLYDVIDSDRPRVVFNDAQASRGLDGWDRARWARHLAAKVMSLVDLDPPRPADAPAFVPPPSASAEPEIVAAPAPVLSVVQDVVDTAPIEAPIEMPAHEETVVDVADDLPLIDDAPLEFASDGEIPEESIEASETLAAELEALLAADEQHVVEDEFGSGLNYDAGDELALHDGDFAATPLDEPEFEPVAIEQQPTQAPEAPAVARPAFQLDHLSLAPLDENFAPVLANKVATADAPAFGQSSTWSLIDEDTPVAAVEQAKSSSAEFGIEKLSAADYLAPDAGDHNEHDLQPGLSLELVSMEAAIAPQQREDHEVMLGELDSAIARVLLLGASADSTDAVCEFLRALPKGLRLTVLHTQHHAFDAADALAQRLKDHTSMPVRVAGRDNRTRAGEILFVPAGQQVRLLRDGRIESHVVDGAAPQQPSIDASFTTAAGVFGRDAIAIVFAGNATDAVAGAQAVYDRGGQVWVESAPGDHYAGMVRGIEAERLVSFSGTPQELAARLTEQFA; encoded by the coding sequence ATGAGTGAGGCGGCAACAGCGGTCGCACTATTGTTCGACGATGCGGAACTCGGTGGCCACCTGCGCGACGCGTTGCGTGAACGCGGCGCGCAGATCGTGCACGAAGGCACGCTTGCCACACTCAGTCGCGAAGCCTTGCAGGGCTCCGGTGCCGAAGTCGTCGTGGTCAATCTCGACGACCAGGCGGTCGAAGTCATGGATCACCTCTATGACGTGATCGATTCGGATCGCCCGCGCGTCGTCTTCAACGATGCCCAGGCCAGCCGCGGCCTGGACGGTTGGGACCGTGCGCGTTGGGCGCGCCATCTCGCCGCCAAGGTCATGTCGCTGGTCGATCTCGACCCGCCGCGTCCCGCCGACGCACCGGCTTTCGTGCCGCCGCCATCGGCAAGTGCGGAGCCCGAAATCGTCGCAGCACCAGCGCCAGTACTGTCGGTGGTGCAGGACGTCGTCGACACGGCACCCATCGAGGCGCCGATCGAAATGCCAGCGCACGAAGAGACGGTGGTAGATGTAGCCGACGATCTGCCGCTCATCGACGATGCGCCGCTGGAATTCGCCAGCGACGGTGAAATTCCGGAAGAATCGATCGAAGCCTCGGAAACGCTGGCCGCCGAACTGGAAGCCTTGCTGGCCGCCGACGAGCAACATGTCGTTGAAGATGAATTCGGCAGCGGTCTGAACTACGACGCGGGTGATGAGCTGGCGTTGCACGACGGCGATTTCGCCGCGACGCCGCTCGACGAGCCCGAATTCGAGCCAGTAGCGATCGAGCAGCAGCCAACGCAGGCGCCGGAAGCCCCGGCAGTCGCGCGCCCCGCATTTCAGCTCGATCACCTTTCGCTAGCGCCGCTGGACGAGAACTTCGCGCCCGTGCTCGCAAACAAGGTGGCCACCGCGGATGCTCCGGCGTTCGGGCAGTCGTCGACCTGGTCGTTGATCGACGAAGACACGCCTGTCGCAGCGGTCGAACAGGCCAAGTCGTCGTCGGCCGAATTCGGCATCGAGAAACTCAGCGCTGCCGATTACCTTGCGCCCGATGCCGGCGACCACAACGAACACGACCTGCAGCCCGGGCTGAGCCTGGAACTGGTGTCGATGGAAGCGGCGATCGCTCCACAGCAGCGCGAAGACCACGAAGTCATGCTCGGCGAGCTCGACTCGGCGATCGCACGCGTGCTGCTACTCGGCGCTTCCGCTGACAGCACCGATGCCGTTTGCGAGTTTCTGCGTGCCTTGCCGAAGGGCCTGCGCCTGACCGTGCTTCACACCCAGCATCACGCATTCGATGCCGCCGATGCCTTGGCGCAACGCTTGAAAGATCACACCTCCATGCCTGTGCGCGTGGCAGGACGAGATAACCGCACGCGCGCGGGCGAAATCCTGTTCGTGCCCGCCGGCCAGCAAGTGCGCCTACTGCGTGATGGCCGTATCGAATCGCACGTCGTCGACGGGGCGGCTCCGCAACAGCCATCCATCGATGCAAGCTTCACCACCGCAGCCGGCGTATTCGGCCGCGACGCCATCGCGATCGTCTTCGCCGGCAACGCCACCGACGCTGTCGCCGGCGCGCAAGCCGTCTACGACCGCGGCGGCCAGGTATGGGTCGAATCCGCACCGGGCGACCACTACGCCGGCATGGTCCGCGGCATCGAAGCCGAACGCCTCGTCAGTTTCAGCGGCACGCCGCAAGAACTGGCAGCACGCCTCACCGAACAATTTGCCTAA
- a CDS encoding Hpt domain-containing protein, which yields MRLQDHIDFTTLQWVKPELDETLALAREALESYVDNPGNRDVMRSCADSLHQVQGTLRMVELYGAAMVAEEMETLAISLLEDHVVQREDAYAALMRGLMQLPDYLERLSSGHRDVPVVLLPLLNDLRSSRGQQALHESALFSPNLEAVLPPEAPGAATKEIADHKRGEIAELRVRFQQQLLAWFRGQSEGGLAGMRQMLDAISARCYSIPGRRLWWIASGVLEGLQQGVLKQQASEVRQLIGKVDRSIRQLIEQGEGHMRGGDADELARKLLYVVAQSKQRTPQMALLAKTYALDALLPDASELEHARGSMSGHNRALLDSVSRALKDDLLRVKEALDLFLRQANADPAQLSGQIDILERVGDTLGMLALGVPRRVVNEQRRVLDEIANRMRAPDEEILLDVAGALLYVEASLDDHIESLGAEDESASDSNTAMLPRSEARHILATLMHEAIANTSKVKESIVAFVESGWQHQELTESGPLMDEVAGALRMLSAPRPAELAEGIGRFIGNELLSDRRVPSSVQMDHLADALAALEYYLEAAREHRGGLEHILDVAEHSLSKLGYWPPPAARAPVEEAPLDLAATPAATTLDFSGQPDLSETVSLADGVDPTRLFIGSQEALPTAQHDIAGMRLADTEHLGGSAAPISDDADWMEIEEEIFEQVPVSGALAFNAGFHASTEGIDDEIREIFLEEMQEEIDNLYTAQKQWLSDVTQRDALTSIRRSFHTLKGSGRLVGASLLGEFGWKVENMLNRVLDASIEPHEGVQELVRHAIDALPQLLQALKDDHQPTAPLAAIMDTADRLAGGHENARISDFVVGPTETVRRVVRRRVPRLDAAADAVPAAALAEVERTPAEPVFEPVPEAYAAPVLPPVDPVLLEILRSEVAQYLQTIRNTINRVDGEVKVDDGLLRAVHTLHGAIAMVDIPLLTQLLSPLESLLKRLRAAGQPLSIEGVSLLARSADAVDYVMGQFDNANPQLPDLEALIARIVDLRDSQPEPQVAHVLFEPQEDEIEQDETEAREAAPPAEAPAAAPSPEDEHHNAYAAELLAALDAFELDAANEAELDAPAPIVKTGHGDEEDDFAALFGDLIEEDASEPSTDAATHEQAPTDVESFAVAPVEIEPVLTDIPLEAESADNVTHTFVPEVIQDVSDLPLIEEESALTDSSELVSLHEALQHTEETQPAALHDEPVVEAIPAIDADAEAQLLREIEAAEANLAAAEASVELPAVEALAEPAVEEVHAVKAPVEEAVEEVPAANESNAAMVYGQIDPDLLEIFIEEGREILDHADGVLAQWRAEPTELEHVASLQRDLHTLKGGARIAGMLAVGDLTHAIETLLERPVGQHTLQASELISALEGGFDQLHLLVQRVSQGRPIEYPQAMIDRFLELSGETSVEEAVPPPAIAPLRVDLPELLPEEGQEEENRGPQEQIRVRAELLDSLVNHAGEVAIYRSRLEQQVAGYRFNLVELDQTVQRLRSQLRMLEIETEAQIIARFQREHREAGLSVFDPLELDRYSQLQQYSRALAESVSDLVSIQNMLDELTRQAETLLIQQSRVSSELQDGLLRTRMLPFDTMVPNLRRTLRQAAQDQGKGAQLYVEGAHGEMDRNLLDRIKAPFEHMLRNAVAHGIETPAERRKAGKPEEGAVRIRVAREATEVVVRVTDDGRGLDREAIRKRGVERGLLRAESNPSDDQILQLITQTGFSTASEVTQLAGRGVGMDVVANEIKQLGGSLAIDSQQGKGTTFVLRLPFTLAVTQAILVRIGESNFAIPMTSVQGVARITPAELVVRMAEPNPTFEYGGEQYGIHDLSELLGLVPNHALDEVQLPLLLTRAGDLRAAIRIDAVIGSREIVVKSVGPQVSSVPGILGATIMGDGSVLVILDLAPLVRHGIVRREQRLSEGLSAIQTPVVEEIRTKPLIMVVDDSITMRKVTGRVLERHEYEVSTAKDGVDAVEKLHDRVPDLMLLDIEMPRMDGYELATHMKADPRLRNVPIIMITSRTGDKHRQRAFDIGVDRYLGKPYQEAELLMQINEVLEQRAMAAVESIDE from the coding sequence ATGAGACTTCAAGACCACATCGATTTCACCACGCTGCAGTGGGTCAAGCCCGAGCTTGACGAGACGCTGGCGCTCGCGCGTGAAGCGCTGGAGTCCTACGTCGACAACCCGGGCAACCGCGATGTCATGCGCTCATGCGCGGACAGCCTGCACCAGGTGCAGGGCACCTTGCGCATGGTCGAGCTCTACGGCGCCGCGATGGTCGCCGAGGAGATGGAAACCCTCGCCATCTCGCTGCTCGAAGACCACGTTGTCCAACGCGAAGACGCCTATGCCGCGCTGATGCGCGGCCTGATGCAGCTGCCCGATTACCTGGAGCGTTTGTCCAGCGGCCACCGTGACGTACCGGTGGTGTTGCTGCCGTTGCTCAACGACCTGCGTTCGAGCCGTGGCCAGCAGGCGCTGCACGAATCGGCGTTGTTCAGTCCCAATCTCGAAGCCGTGCTGCCGCCGGAAGCGCCGGGCGCGGCCACCAAGGAAATCGCCGACCACAAGCGTGGCGAAATCGCCGAGCTGCGCGTGCGTTTCCAGCAGCAGTTGCTGGCGTGGTTCCGTGGCCAGTCCGAAGGTGGCCTGGCCGGCATGCGCCAGATGCTCGATGCGATCAGTGCGCGTTGCTACAGCATTCCCGGTCGCCGTCTGTGGTGGATCGCCTCGGGTGTGCTCGAAGGTTTGCAGCAGGGCGTGCTCAAGCAGCAGGCGAGCGAAGTACGCCAGTTGATCGGCAAGGTCGATCGCAGCATTCGTCAGTTGATCGAACAGGGCGAAGGCCATATGCGCGGCGGCGACGCCGACGAACTGGCGCGCAAGCTCCTGTACGTGGTGGCGCAGTCCAAGCAGCGCACGCCGCAGATGGCGTTGCTCGCCAAGACCTATGCGCTCGATGCCTTGCTGCCCGACGCCAGCGAGCTGGAACATGCGCGCGGCTCGATGTCCGGGCACAACCGTGCCTTGCTCGACTCGGTCTCGCGTGCACTCAAGGACGATCTGCTGCGCGTCAAGGAAGCGCTGGATCTGTTCCTGCGCCAGGCCAACGCCGACCCGGCCCAACTGTCTGGCCAGATCGATATCCTCGAACGCGTCGGCGACACGCTGGGCATGCTTGCCCTGGGCGTGCCGCGCCGTGTCGTCAACGAACAGCGCCGCGTGCTGGACGAAATCGCCAACCGTATGCGCGCGCCGGACGAAGAGATCCTGCTCGATGTCGCCGGTGCGTTGCTTTACGTCGAAGCGTCTCTGGACGACCACATCGAAAGCCTTGGCGCCGAAGACGAGTCGGCCAGCGATTCGAATACGGCCATGCTGCCGCGTAGCGAAGCGCGCCACATCCTTGCCACCCTGATGCATGAGGCGATCGCCAACACCAGCAAGGTGAAGGAATCGATCGTCGCCTTCGTCGAGTCGGGTTGGCAGCATCAGGAGCTGACCGAAAGCGGCCCGCTGATGGATGAGGTTGCCGGCGCTCTGCGCATGCTTTCCGCGCCGCGGCCGGCTGAACTGGCCGAAGGCATCGGCCGTTTTATCGGCAACGAGTTGCTCAGCGATCGTCGCGTACCCAGTAGCGTGCAGATGGACCATCTGGCTGACGCTTTGGCTGCGCTGGAGTATTACCTCGAAGCCGCGCGCGAACACCGCGGTGGCCTGGAACACATTCTCGACGTAGCCGAGCACAGCCTGAGCAAGCTCGGTTACTGGCCGCCGCCTGCCGCGCGCGCGCCGGTCGAGGAAGCGCCGCTGGATCTGGCCGCTACGCCTGCGGCCACTACGCTCGATTTCTCCGGGCAACCGGATCTGTCCGAAACGGTCAGCCTGGCCGACGGCGTGGATCCGACGCGTCTGTTTATCGGTTCGCAAGAAGCCTTGCCGACCGCGCAGCACGACATCGCCGGCATGCGCCTGGCCGACACCGAACATCTCGGTGGCAGCGCCGCGCCGATATCGGACGACGCCGACTGGATGGAAATCGAAGAGGAAATCTTCGAGCAGGTGCCCGTGTCGGGCGCGCTGGCGTTCAACGCCGGCTTCCATGCCAGCACCGAAGGCATTGATGATGAGATTCGCGAAATCTTCCTGGAGGAAATGCAGGAAGAAATCGACAACCTCTACACCGCGCAGAAGCAGTGGCTGTCCGATGTCACGCAGCGCGATGCATTGACCTCGATCCGCCGCTCCTTCCACACCCTCAAGGGCTCGGGCCGCCTGGTCGGCGCCAGCCTGCTCGGCGAGTTCGGGTGGAAGGTCGAAAACATGCTCAACCGCGTGCTCGATGCATCGATCGAGCCGCATGAAGGCGTACAGGAACTGGTGCGTCACGCCATCGATGCCTTGCCGCAATTGCTGCAGGCGCTGAAGGACGACCACCAGCCGACCGCGCCGCTCGCCGCGATCATGGATACCGCCGACCGTCTGGCCGGTGGCCACGAAAACGCGCGTATCAGCGACTTTGTCGTCGGCCCGACCGAAACCGTCCGTCGCGTCGTGCGCCGTCGCGTGCCGCGTCTGGATGCGGCCGCCGATGCCGTACCGGCCGCCGCGCTGGCCGAGGTCGAGCGCACGCCGGCCGAGCCGGTATTCGAGCCCGTTCCCGAAGCCTATGCCGCACCGGTGTTGCCGCCGGTCGATCCGGTCTTGCTGGAAATCCTGCGCAGCGAAGTGGCGCAGTACCTGCAGACCATCCGCAACACGATCAACCGCGTCGACGGCGAAGTAAAGGTCGACGACGGCCTGCTGCGCGCCGTGCATACGCTGCACGGTGCGATCGCGATGGTCGACATCCCGCTGCTGACGCAGTTGCTGTCGCCGTTGGAAAGCCTGCTTAAGCGTCTGCGTGCTGCCGGCCAGCCGCTGTCGATCGAAGGCGTGAGCCTGCTCGCGCGCAGTGCCGACGCGGTCGACTATGTGATGGGCCAGTTCGACAACGCCAACCCGCAGTTGCCGGATCTGGAAGCGTTGATCGCACGCATTGTCGACCTGCGCGATAGCCAGCCCGAGCCCCAAGTGGCGCACGTGTTGTTCGAGCCGCAGGAAGACGAGATCGAGCAGGACGAAACGGAAGCGCGCGAAGCGGCTCCGCCCGCCGAGGCGCCCGCCGCCGCGCCGTCGCCGGAAGACGAACATCACAACGCCTACGCTGCCGAACTGCTGGCCGCGCTCGATGCATTCGAGCTCGATGCCGCCAACGAGGCCGAACTCGATGCGCCAGCACCGATCGTCAAGACCGGTCATGGTGATGAGGAAGACGACTTTGCGGCACTGTTCGGCGACCTGATCGAAGAGGACGCGAGCGAGCCCTCGACCGATGCCGCTACGCACGAGCAGGCGCCGACTGATGTCGAATCGTTTGCCGTGGCGCCGGTCGAGATCGAACCGGTGTTGACCGATATCCCGCTCGAAGCGGAGTCGGCCGACAACGTTACGCATACCTTCGTCCCCGAAGTGATTCAGGACGTTTCCGACCTGCCGTTGATCGAAGAAGAATCGGCACTGACCGATTCCAGCGAACTGGTTTCCCTGCACGAAGCACTGCAACACACGGAAGAAACGCAGCCGGCCGCGCTGCACGACGAGCCGGTTGTCGAGGCCATTCCAGCCATCGACGCCGACGCCGAAGCCCAGCTGCTGCGCGAAATCGAAGCGGCCGAAGCGAACCTCGCCGCTGCTGAAGCTTCGGTGGAACTGCCGGCAGTCGAAGCGCTTGCCGAACCGGCGGTCGAAGAAGTTCACGCCGTCAAAGCGCCGGTTGAAGAGGCCGTTGAAGAAGTCCCGGCTGCCAACGAAAGCAACGCGGCGATGGTCTACGGCCAGATCGACCCCGATCTGCTTGAGATCTTTATCGAAGAAGGTCGCGAGATCCTCGACCACGCCGATGGTGTGCTGGCGCAGTGGCGTGCCGAGCCGACCGAGCTCGAGCATGTCGCCAGCCTGCAGCGCGACCTGCACACCCTCAAGGGCGGTGCACGCATTGCCGGCATGCTCGCGGTGGGCGATCTCACCCACGCGATCGAAACCCTGCTCGAACGGCCGGTCGGCCAGCACACGCTGCAAGCGAGCGAGCTGATCTCCGCGCTGGAAGGCGGCTTCGACCAGTTGCACCTGCTGGTGCAGCGCGTGTCGCAGGGCCGTCCGATCGAGTACCCGCAGGCGATGATCGATCGCTTCCTCGAACTGTCGGGCGAGACCAGCGTCGAAGAGGCTGTGCCGCCGCCGGCTATCGCGCCGCTGCGCGTGGACCTGCCGGAACTGCTGCCCGAAGAGGGTCAGGAAGAAGAAAACCGCGGACCGCAGGAACAGATCCGCGTTCGCGCAGAACTGCTCGACAGCCTCGTCAACCATGCCGGCGAGGTGGCGATCTACCGTTCGCGCCTCGAACAGCAGGTGGCTGGCTACCGCTTCAACCTGGTTGAACTCGACCAGACCGTGCAACGTCTGCGCAGCCAGCTGCGCATGCTCGAAATCGAAACCGAAGCACAGATCATCGCGCGCTTCCAGCGCGAGCATCGCGAGGCCGGCCTGTCCGTCTTCGATCCGCTCGAGCTCGACCGTTACTCGCAGCTGCAGCAGTACTCGCGTGCGCTGGCCGAGTCGGTCTCGGACTTGGTCTCGATTCAGAACATGCTCGACGAGTTGACCCGTCAGGCCGAAACGCTGCTGATCCAGCAGTCGCGCGTCAGTTCCGAACTACAGGACGGCTTGCTGCGCACGCGCATGCTGCCGTTCGACACGATGGTGCCGAACCTGCGCCGCACGCTGCGCCAGGCCGCACAAGATCAGGGCAAGGGCGCCCAGCTGTACGTGGAAGGTGCCCACGGCGAAATGGATCGCAACCTGCTCGACCGTATCAAGGCACCGTTCGAACACATGCTGCGTAACGCGGTTGCGCACGGCATCGAAACGCCGGCCGAACGTCGCAAGGCGGGCAAGCCGGAAGAGGGCGCGGTACGCATCCGCGTCGCGCGCGAAGCTACCGAGGTGGTGGTACGCGTGACCGACGACGGTCGCGGTCTCGATCGTGAGGCCATTCGCAAGCGCGGCGTGGAGCGCGGTTTGCTGCGCGCCGAGTCGAACCCGAGCGATGACCAGATCCTGCAGCTGATCACCCAGACCGGCTTCTCCACCGCCAGCGAAGTCACCCAGCTGGCCGGTCGCGGTGTCGGCATGGACGTGGTCGCCAACGAGATCAAGCAGCTCGGCGGTTCGCTCGCGATCGATTCGCAACAGGGCAAGGGCACTACCTTTGTGCTGCGCCTGCCGTTCACGCTCGCGGTGACCCAGGCCATCCTGGTGCGCATCGGCGAGTCGAACTTCGCCATCCCGATGACCTCGGTACAAGGCGTTGCCCGTATCACGCCGGCCGAACTGGTCGTGCGCATGGCCGAGCCGAACCCGACCTTCGAGTATGGCGGCGAGCAGTACGGCATCCACGATCTTTCCGAACTGCTTGGCCTGGTACCGAATCACGCGCTGGACGAAGTCCAGTTGCCGCTGCTGCTCACCCGCGCCGGTGACCTGCGTGCCGCGATCCGCATCGATGCCGTCATCGGCTCGCGCGAAATCGTGGTCAAGTCGGTCGGCCCGCAGGTCAGCTCGGTGCCGGGTATTCTCGGCGCTACCATCATGGGCGACGGCTCGGTGCTGGTCATTCTCGACCTCGCGCCGCTGGTGCGTCATGGCATCGTGCGCCGCGAACAGCGCCTGAGCGAAGGCCTGAGCGCCATCCAGACGCCGGTGGTCGAGGAAATTCGCACCAAGCCGCTGATCATGGTGGTCGACGATTCGATCACCATGCGCAAGGTCACCGGTCGCGTGCTGGAGCGTCACGAGTACGAAGTCAGCACCGCGAAGGACGGCGTCGACGCCGTCGAGAAGCTGCATGACCGCGTGCCCGACCTGATGCTGCTCGATATCGAGATGCCGCGTATGGACGGCTACGAGCTGGCCACCCATATGAAGGCCGATCCGCGTCTGCGCAACGTGCCGATCATCATGATTACCTCGCGTACCGGCGATAAGCATCGTCAGCGTGCCTTCGACATCGGCGTCGATCGCTACCTCGGCAAGCCGTATCAGGAAGCCGAGCTGCTGATGCAGATCAACGAAGTGCTGGAACAGCGTGCGATGGCCGCAGTGGAGTCGATCGATGAGTGA
- a CDS encoding chemotaxis protein CheW, whose translation MSEQPLPREIRCVLVPVGNLRLLLPNATVAEVITLPTAEHVDDAPEWVLGRIAWRGWRVPLISFTKLAGAQEADSELSVRVAVLKALGGNPKLPFIAVVTQGFPRLTTLNAELIIPTHDGTPLPPGVKAEVLVRDDVAVIPDLEGIEAELAEMLELAS comes from the coding sequence ATGAGCGAACAACCGCTGCCGCGCGAAATCCGCTGCGTCCTGGTCCCCGTAGGTAACCTGCGCCTGCTGCTTCCCAACGCCACCGTTGCGGAAGTCATTACGTTGCCCACGGCTGAGCATGTCGATGACGCGCCTGAGTGGGTGCTCGGTCGCATTGCATGGCGTGGTTGGCGTGTGCCGTTGATTTCGTTTACCAAGCTTGCTGGTGCGCAGGAAGCCGACTCGGAGTTGAGCGTTCGTGTTGCTGTGCTCAAAGCACTAGGCGGCAACCCCAAGCTGCCATTCATTGCAGTAGTCACCCAAGGCTTCCCCCGCCTGACCACGCTCAACGCCGAACTCATCATTCCGACTCACGACGGCACGCCGCTGCCGCCAGGAGTTAAAGCCGAAGTGCTGGTGCGCGATGACGTGGCGGTGATTCCGGATTTGGAAGGGATTGAGGCGGAGTTGGCGGAGATGTTGGAGCTAGCAAGCTGA